The window ATGTGCATGGAAGTCGGTAAGATTAAGTGGGGTGACGCGGATGCCGCTCTTGGTTTATTGAAGGAAATGGCGGACGGTACACAATTTGGCAATCTTCTTGGGAACGGGTGTGAGGCTACGGGCCAAAACCTAGGGTGTAAGCGTATTCCGGTGGTAAAACACCAGGCAATAGCCGGATATGATCCACGCAACACCAAGGGTACGGGGATCACCTATGCCACGAGTCCTATGGGAGCAGACCATACCGCAGGTCTTACCATGGGTCGTGCTTTTGATGATTGCGGGCGGGCGGCACAAGCATATGTCTCTAACAAGTTGCAAGTAGCCATGAGTTTTGCGGATAGTATGATGTGTATTTTTGCCTTTTCCCATATGGTTCCCGGAATACCACTACTGGGAGAACTCATGGCAGCTCTGTACGGTGGGAAATCCGACGTCACAAGGGTTACAATGATGGGTGTAAAAACGCTGTTGACCGAGAGAGCATTCAACAAAATGGCGGGAATGACTATGGAAGACGACAGACTACCGGATTTCTTCTATAACGAGCGTTCTGCCGCAACCGGTTCACAGTTCGATATCAACGACTATGAATTAGAGGTGCTTTTCGATTTCTGATGATTACGGTAAACGGGCGAGAAATCAATTTTGAAAAGGGTATTACTGTGGCCGATGCTCTGGAAGCGGCAGGGGAAACCGCCGATGCCATGACATTGGTAATAGTGGACGGAAAGGTTTTACCCTGCGGCCAATTGCATACGAAACCACTGGTTGACGGCGCAAACATAAAACTGATAACCCTAGTTTCGGGGGGATAGGGTAACTAATAGCGTAACTAAAAGCGGCATTTCTGTAAGTGCTTACCAAATTGCGACCACGAAAGTGGTCTTTTTTTGTCCCATGCTAAATGTGCTTGAATTCATAATGAAACAGCCATTGTTTAAATAAGAAACCAATTCGTTGATATTCCCGCACCAAAAGCCTTTTTAAAAATGGCACAAGATTTGCACTTTTTAAAATTGCCGTAAAGTAAAAATAATTTTATTTAATCCGAGGGGGGGAACAGAGTTTGGATTTTTCAAAGCCATATTTGGATGTGTATAGGGCCGGGGGAGTCGCCTGGGAATTTAAAATAGAACCTCGGACGCTACACAGCCTGCTTTTTAGTTCCGCGCAAAGTACGCCGGACAATACGGCAATAATCTTTTACGGTAAGAAAATTACTTATCAACAATTGGCCGGTTCTGTAAGAAGGGTGGCATTTGCCCTTTATGAATTGGGCTTGCATAAAGGAGACAGGGTTTCGCTAATGCTGCCCAATTGTCCGGATTTTGTCATCTCTTATTATGCTATTTTAAGTTTGGGCGGTATAGTGGTAAACACTAACCCCATGTACGTGGAAAGAGAAATAGAATACCAAGTAAACGATTCCGGCTCCAAGATGATTATAACACTGGCCCACCTGTACCCCCGGATAAAGAACATAAAATCAAACACCGGTCTGGAAAAGGTTATTCTCACCAGCCTCTCAGGTAAACCAAGTGAAATGCCGGGTGACACCATATGGCTCCCGAATTTGTACGGCGAGGAGCGTCCTGCACCGCCCCGGGTGGATGTTGATCCTGTTGAGGATGTGGCTCTTCTTCAGTACACAGGAGGTACTACCGGTGTGCCTAAAGCGGCCATGTTAACTCATTTCAACCTTTACGCTAATACCTGTCAGGCCGACCAGTTCTTCGCCGGTGGGACATGGAAAAAACGTATTATAGGCGTGCTACCTTTCTTCCATGTGGCCGGCATGACTTCGTGCATGAATATTTGTGTAGCGGCAGGGACTACCATGATCCCGTTGCCTAACTTTGTACCTGCGGACGTGGCCAAAGTAATCAGCGAATATGAACCCACTTTCTTTAACGGGGTGCCAACTATGTACACCGCTTTGTTAAATAGCCCTGAACTTAAGGATTTCCAAGATTTTGGCAAGGTTGGTTTATATAAAAGCGGGTCCGGCCCCATCCCCCTGGAAACATTAAATCGCATGAAAGCCAAGCTGGAGGGGACAAACTCCATTATCAATGAAGGTTATGGCCTTTCCGAAGCTTCACCGGTGGCTATCAGCTGTCCCATTTTTGACTTAAGGGATAAAACAGGCAGTATTGGTGTCCCTTACCCGGGCACTCATGCGGCGGTAGTCGATATTGAAACAGGTACTAAGTCACTGCAGGTAGGTGAGGTTGGTGAGCTGGTTATAAGTGGCCCACAGGTTATGAAAGGCTACTGGAACCGGCCTGATGAAACCGAGAAAGCGCTAAGGAATGGCTGGTTATACACCGGCGATATGGCCAGAATGGATGAAGACGGTTATTTTTATATTGTGGACAGGAAAAAGGATACCATAATTGCCGGCGGCTATAATATTTACCCGCGTGAGGTGGAGGAAGTGCTCTATGAGAAC is drawn from Bacillota bacterium and contains these coding sequences:
- the thiS gene encoding sulfur carrier protein ThiS; this encodes MITVNGREINFEKGITVADALEAAGETADAMTLVIVDGKVLPCGQLHTKPLVDGANIKLITLVSGG
- a CDS encoding long-chain fatty acid--CoA ligase, with the protein product MDFSKPYLDVYRAGGVAWEFKIEPRTLHSLLFSSAQSTPDNTAIIFYGKKITYQQLAGSVRRVAFALYELGLHKGDRVSLMLPNCPDFVISYYAILSLGGIVVNTNPMYVEREIEYQVNDSGSKMIITLAHLYPRIKNIKSNTGLEKVILTSLSGKPSEMPGDTIWLPNLYGEERPAPPRVDVDPVEDVALLQYTGGTTGVPKAAMLTHFNLYANTCQADQFFAGGTWKKRIIGVLPFFHVAGMTSCMNICVAAGTTMIPLPNFVPADVAKVISEYEPTFFNGVPTMYTALLNSPELKDFQDFGKVGLYKSGSGPIPLETLNRMKAKLEGTNSIINEGYGLSEASPVAISCPIFDLRDKTGSIGVPYPGTHAAVVDIETGTKSLQVGEVGELVISGPQVMKGYWNRPDETEKALRNGWLYTGDMARMDEDGYFYIVDRKKDTIIAGGYNIYPREVEEVLYENPKVGEAIVAGVPHKYRGETVKAFLVLKEGQSGTEEEIIAFCKERLAPYKVPKLVEFRQELPKSVVGKLLKRKLIEEEEQKQRAH